In a single window of the Zea mays cultivar B73 chromosome 5, Zm-B73-REFERENCE-NAM-5.0, whole genome shotgun sequence genome:
- the LOC103628322 gene encoding RING-H2 finger protein ATL40, producing the protein MPSRRPSSSSPSPLPLSAGTAAVQVPGGAASCLPADQSCLTVSVSVGAPYSSRRRHDTATDAAVGTTHACCTAASYITVLGISFGSLLAILLVMCAIRWYLVRRSASRDATAAAELEKKRSKGLGADAIAALPEFVYQKEKDANDGEEEEERELECAVCLGAMVHGDAALRLPPCMHVFHRGCVDVWLREHSTCPVCRAEVVVRPAASEGCGQKGQEGGPSRASMSMAWTSQGRLVDDAERDLEAQL; encoded by the coding sequence ATGCCATCACGACGACCGTCCTCGTCGTCGCCGTCTCCTTTGCCTCTGTCAGCGGGCACGGCGGCGGTCCAGGTCCCAGGCGGCGCCGCGAGCTGCCTCCCCGCGGACCAGTCCTGCCTCACGGTCTCGGTCTCCGTCGGTGCGCCCTACTCCTCGCGTCGTCGTCACGACACTGCCACCGACGCCGCTGTGGGCACGACACACGCTTGCTGCACCGCAGCCTCCTACATCACCGTCCTCGGCATCAGCTTCGGCTCCCTGCTCGCCATCCTGCTCGTCATGTGCGCCATCCGGTGGTACCTCGTGCGGCGGTCCGCGAGCCGGGACGCTACCGCCGCGGCGGAACTAGAGAAGAAGCGGTCCAAGGGGCTGGGCGCCGACGCCATCGCCGCGCTGCCAGAGTTCGTGTACCAGAAGGAGAAGGATGCCAACgacggggaggaggaggaggagcgggAGCTCGAGTGCGCAGTGTGCCTGGGTGCAATGGTGCACGGAGACGCGGCGCTACGGCTGCCCCCGTGCATGCATGTCTTCCACCGGGGCTGCGTCGACGTGTGGCTAAGGGAGCACTCGACGTGCCCAGTCTGCCGCGCCGAGGTGGTCGTCAGACCGGCGGCCAGCGAGGGCTGTGGCCAGAAGGGCCAGGAAGGCGGCCCGTCGCGCGCGTCCATGTCGATGGCATGGACATCACAGGGAAGGCTGGTAGACGACGCGGAGAGGGACCTAGAGGCGCAGCTGTAG